In one Candidatus Krumholzibacteriia bacterium genomic region, the following are encoded:
- a CDS encoding asparagine synthetase B, translating into MDLKQTNHLKAYGLAYHALERGQTVDWLLNYRGGSFLMPATEAVILDARLKNVSFEMVSGSDVAQITAEIAQNNMETVRLEKAPRVAVYVPTLKQPWDDAVMLAMEYAEIPYARVFDEEVLAGKLPEYDWLHLHHEDFTGQYGKFYAAYRHTDWYQADQRDSEARARRLGFTKVSDEKKAVTNKIRDYVQNGGFLFAMCSACDTYDIALSAAGVDIVAQEFDYDGITPGFQDRLDYDRCFAFTGFKLVTSPLVYEFSDIDTSDYATARGSDADYFTLFEFSAKYDPVPAMLTQNHVSFVKGFLGQTTGFRKQVVKKSVVILGEDAVHDDVKYLHGNAGRGTFTFLGGHDPEDYQHAVGDPPTDLNLHVNSPGYRLILNNVLFPAAKKKTLKT; encoded by the coding sequence ATGGACTTGAAGCAGACCAACCACCTCAAGGCATACGGGCTCGCGTACCACGCCCTCGAGCGCGGGCAGACGGTGGACTGGCTCTTGAACTACCGCGGCGGCAGCTTTCTCATGCCGGCCACCGAGGCCGTCATTCTGGACGCGCGGCTCAAGAACGTGTCGTTCGAAATGGTGAGCGGTTCCGACGTGGCGCAGATCACAGCGGAGATCGCGCAGAACAACATGGAGACGGTGCGACTGGAGAAGGCGCCCAGGGTGGCGGTGTACGTGCCCACGCTCAAGCAGCCGTGGGACGACGCCGTCATGCTGGCCATGGAGTACGCGGAGATTCCCTACGCGCGCGTGTTCGACGAGGAGGTGCTGGCGGGAAAGCTCCCCGAGTACGACTGGCTGCACCTTCATCATGAGGACTTCACCGGCCAGTACGGCAAGTTCTACGCGGCCTACCGCCACACCGACTGGTACCAGGCCGACCAGCGCGACTCCGAGGCGCGCGCGCGCAGGCTGGGTTTCACCAAGGTGTCCGACGAGAAGAAGGCGGTCACCAACAAGATTCGTGACTACGTGCAGAATGGCGGCTTCCTGTTTGCCATGTGCTCGGCGTGCGACACCTACGACATCGCGCTCTCGGCGGCGGGTGTGGACATCGTGGCGCAGGAGTTCGACTACGACGGCATCACGCCGGGCTTCCAGGACAGGCTGGACTACGACCGCTGCTTCGCGTTCACGGGCTTCAAGCTGGTAACGAGCCCGCTGGTGTACGAGTTCTCCGACATCGACACCAGCGACTACGCCACCGCGCGCGGCAGCGACGCAGACTATTTTACGCTGTTCGAGTTCTCCGCCAAGTACGACCCGGTGCCCGCCATGCTCACCCAGAATCACGTGAGCTTCGTGAAGGGTTTCCTGGGGCAGACCACGGGCTTTCGCAAGCAGGTGGTCAAGAAGAGCGTGGTGATCCTGGGCGAAGACGCGGTGCACGACGATGTCAAGTACCTGCACGGCAATGCGGGCCGCGGCACGTTCACCTTTCTGGGCGGCCACGACCCGGAAGACTACCAGCACGCCGTCGGCGACCCGCCCACCGACCTCAATCTCCACGTCAACTCGCCGGGCTACCGTTTGATCCTCAACAACGTGCTGTTCCCGGCCGCCAAGAAGAAGACGCTGAAGACCTGA
- a CDS encoding DUF456 family protein, whose translation MTQSIILWSLAAICVVAGFVGVIAPVLPGAPLVFIGLVLAAWAEGFQYVGMWTLIIIAVLLGLTYVVDAIASALGVKRVGASKQAMWGAVIGTTVGVFFGITGILLGPFVGAVAGELIARRDFMQAGKAGVAAWIGFIVGTLGKMAILFAMVGVFVVKRLL comes from the coding sequence ATGACCCAATCCATCATTTTATGGTCCCTGGCCGCCATCTGCGTGGTGGCCGGTTTCGTCGGTGTGATAGCACCCGTGCTTCCCGGCGCCCCGCTGGTGTTCATCGGGCTGGTGCTGGCCGCGTGGGCGGAGGGCTTTCAGTACGTCGGCATGTGGACGCTCATCATCATCGCCGTGCTGCTGGGCCTCACCTACGTGGTGGACGCCATCGCCAGCGCGCTGGGAGTCAAGCGCGTGGGCGCGAGCAAGCAGGCCATGTGGGGTGCGGTCATCGGCACCACGGTGGGTGTATTCTTCGGCATCACCGGCATTCTGCTGGGGCCGTTCGTGGGCGCGGTGGCGGGCGAGCTGATTGCGCGGCGCGATTTCATGCAGGCCGGCAAGGCCGGCGTGGCGGCGTGGATCGGCTTCATCGTGGGCACGCTGGGAAAGATGGCCATCCTGTTCGCCATGGTCGGCGTGTTCGTGGTGAAACGGTTGCTGTAA